The DNA segment ACGCGTCGGCGCGTCCAGGGGCGGACTACCGACGGTCGCTCGCGGTCCTGTCGCAGGCTGCGGCGTCCGGGCGGTCCGGCCACGTCAAGTCGGCGCTCATGCTGGGGCTCGGGGAGACGCGGGACGAGATCGAGGGCGTGCTCGACGATCTGCGGGCGGCCGGTGTGACCGTGGTGTGCATGGGGCAGTACCTTCGCCCGTCGCCGGAGCACCTGCCCGTCGCGAGGTATGTGCCGCCCGAGGAGTTCGACGAGCTTCGGGCGGTCGCGGAGGCGAGGGGATTCGCCCGGGTGGTCGCGGGCCCGTTCGTCAGAAGCTCGTACGAGGCCGACCGCGTCGCGGGGCGCACGCGCGGGGCCGGCCTGGCGACGGTCGCGCGCTGACGCGCAGCAACAAGGAGACCGCATGAGGATCAGGGTGACATCCCGGCACGTTGAGGTGGACGACGCGCTCAGGGCGTACGTCGAGGAGAAGACGCGAGGCCTGAGCCGGTACTTCGACCGCGTTGACGAGGCGAACGTCGTGCTGTCGGCGGAAGGCCACAGGAAGGTCGCGGCCCTGACCGTGCACGCCTCGAGGGCGACCATCTCGAGCGAGCAGGACGGCGATGACGTTCGGAGCGCGTTCGACAACGCGCTGGAGAAGGTCCAGCGTCAGGTGAGGCGGCACAAGGCGCGCGTGCGCGACCACAAGCACGGGGTGCCGACGAGCGACGTCGCCGAGGAGCTCGCGGGCGCGCCCCCGAGCGGCGTCGGGATCGTCCCCGAGACGCTGGCGGCCGAGCCGATGACGCCGGAGGCCGCCGTGGCCGAGCTGAGCGCCGCGAGCGTCGGCTTCCTCGTCTTCCTGAACTCGGAGACCGGGAAGGTGAACGTGCTCTACCGTCGGGACGACGGGCACTACGGGCTCGTGGAGCCCGGGGGCTCGGAAGGCGCGTGACGGGCGGGCTGCTCGCCGGGGGAGAGACTGTCGTGGAGGGTCCGAACACCGCGGAGATCATCCGGCACCTGAGGAGCGCGCTCGATCTCAGCCTCGTGACCGAGGGAGTCGAGTGGGGGGCCGAGATCACGCACCGGGGCACGTTCAGCCCCGGGCTCCTGCTCGCCGGGTTCGAGCGGCGGTTCGCGGCGGACAGGATCCAGGTGCTCGGGGACCTTGAGCTCGAGTACGTGGAGTCGCTCGATCCGGATCAGCGGGCCGCAGCGTTCAGGAGGCTCTGCGTGTCGACGGTGCCCCTGATCGTCGTGGCGGACGGGCGTCCGGTCCCGCCAGAGCTCGTCAGCGCCGCGCGCGAGAGAGGGGTCCCCGTCTACTCGAGCGGCGCCCACGCGGCGAGGGTGGCCGTCGACATCGGGTCCTACATCGCCGAGGTGCTCGCGCCGTCCGTCGCCATCCACGGCACGCTCGTGGATGTGTACGGGGTCGGTCTTCTCTTCACGGGGAAGAGCGGCATCGGCAAGAGCGAGTGCGCGCTGGACCTGGTCGCCAACGGGCATCGCCTCGTCGCGGACGACCTCGTGAAGATCGTGCGGACGCCGCAGGGCTACCTCGTCGGCTCGTGCAGCGAGTTGCTCCGGCACCACATGGAGATCCGCGGCGTGGGGATCATCGACCTGCGCGCGATGTTCGGGGTCCGCGCGACCAGGCAGCGCAAGCGCGTCGAGGTCGAGGTCAAGCTGACGACGTGGTCGGACGTGGAGGACTACGACCGTTTGGGCTTCGACCAGGACGCCACGGAGATCCTGGGCGTGAAGATCCCGCAGGTCGTCCTGCCGCTCGTGCCGGGCAAGAACATCACGGTGATCTCCGAGGTCATCGCCCTCGACCACCTGCTGCGACTGGGCGGGGTCCACACGGCCCGCGAGTTCGGCGCGCGACTGAGAGACCTCGCCGATCGGCAGGCGATGCCCGACGAGGCGGACCGGAGCGACGACGAGTGAACGGACAGCGCCGCAAGATAGGGTGTGTCCTCGTGGCCCATGCCAGGGTCGCCGAGTGCCTCGTCGAGGCGGTGCAGGGCATTCTCGGGAAGCAGAGCGGCTGGGTCACCGTGTCGAACGCGGGGCTCGGGCTCAAGGAACTGCTGGCAGCCGTCAGCCGGGCGGTGGACGACCTCGGACGGTCGCACGACGTCGTCGTTCTCAGCGACATGCCTGGCGGGAGCTGCCACCACGCCTGCCAGGAGCTGGCCGTCGCGCGCCCCGGCCTCAGGGTCGTGAGCGGCGTGAACCTCATGATGCTCCTGGAGTTCTTCGTGAAGAGGGACCGGCACAGCGTCGACGAGCTGGTGGGCCTGATCGGGGAGCGCGGCCGGGACTCGGTCCGCGTGTCGTGACGTGCCTCCAACGCTGGAACTCGTGCGCATCGACGACCGGCTGATCCACGGACAGGTGACCGTCGCCTGGGGGACGTGGCTCGAGCCGGACCGGATCGTGCTGGCGAACGACGAGGTCGCCGGGACGCCGTGGCGACGCGACCTCTACGCGGGGTTCGACACGCTCGGCGCCGCCGTCAGCGTGGTGGCCGTGGACGCGCTCGCGGCGGCGATGGCCGACGGGCGGTGGGACGGGGAGCGCATGATCCTCATCGTCGAGTCGCCGACCGATCTTCTGAGGCTCATCGAGCAGGGAGTCCCGGTGCCGGCCGCGAACGTCGGCGGGATGCACTTCGCGCCGGGGAAGCGGGAGCTCCTTCCGTACGTCTACGTGGACGACGGCGACATCCGCGCGATGAGGGCGATCGTCGGACGAGGCACGTCCCTCTTCGCTCAGGACGTTCCGCAGTCCGGGCAGGTCGATCTCGCCCTGCTGATCGCGGAGCCGGACCCGGGGCCGCGGGAGGACCAGCGCACCGGTGCATAGCGTCACGCTCATCCTCTGCATCCACAACCACCAGCCGGTGGGGAATCTCCCGGACGTCTTCGAACGGGCGTACCGCGACGCCTATCTGCCGTTTCTCGAGACGCTGGAACGGCACCCGGCGGTCAAGCTCGCGCTTCACAACACGGGGCCGCTGCTCGAGTGGTACGAGGAGCGGGCGCCGGAGTACCTCGATCGCGTCCGCGCGCTCGTCGCCCGGGGGCAGGTCGAGGTGCTGACGGGGGGATTCTACGAGCCGATCCTGTCGGCGATCCCGGAACGGGACGCCCTCGGCCAGGTCGCGATGATGAGCGACTACGCGGAGCGGACCTTCGGCGCGCGACCGCGGGGCATGTGGCTGGCGGAGCGCGTGTGGGAGCCCGGGCTCGCGAGGGTCATCGCCGGCGCGGGCGTGGAGTACGTGCCCCTGGACGACTACGAGTTCCGACTCGCCGGGCTCTCCGACGACGAGCTCACCGGGAGCTTCGTCACCGAAGACGAGGGGGCGCCGCTTACGCTCCTTCCCATCAGCAAGAGGCTGCGATACGCCATTCCGTTCGGGCCGCCCGATGAGACACTGGCGGTCCTGCGCTCGCTCGGGGAGCGCGGCGGCGGTCTCATGGCGCTCTTCGGGGACGACGGCGAGAAGTTCGGCGTGTGGCCGGGAACCCGCGAGCACGTCTACGGCGACGGATGGCTCGAGGCCTTCTTCACGGCGCTCGAAAGGAACGCGTCGTGGCTCACGACGGCGACCCTCGCGGAGTTCGTCGACCGCGAGCCGCCGCGCGGGAGGGTCTATCTGCCCGCGGCCTCGTACCCCGAGATGATGGAGTGGGCGCTGCCGACGCCCGCCAGGCGAAGCTACGAGCGGCTTCTCAGGAAGGTCGGGGAGCAGGGCGCTCTCGACGAGTGGGGACCGTTCCTGAGCGGGGGCACCTGGAAGGGGTTCATCGCCAAGTACGACGAGTCGAACCGCATGGTCCGGAAGATGATGCGCGTGAGCGGGAAGGTCTCGGCCGCGGCGAGGGCGCTCGAGCGCTCGCGGGGCGGCGCCGGAGCGACTCCCGACCCGTCGGAGCGGCGTCCGGCCGTCGGCGCCGAGGAGATCGACGCCGCGAGGCGAGAGCTCTGGCGCGGGCAGTGCAACTGCGCGTACTGGCACGGGATCTTCGGCGGGCTCTACCTTCCGCATCTGCGGGCGGCCGTGTACCGCCATCTCATCAGGGCCGAGAACGTCGTGGACAGGGCTCGCGGCACGCGGTGGGACGCGGCGGAGGCGACGGACCACGACCTTGACGGCGACGAGGAGGTGCTGCTCGAGTCGCACTGGGCGAACGTCTACGTCGCTCCCGCGAAGGGAGGAGCGATCTTCGAGATCGACGCCCGCGGGAGCGAGGCGAACGTCCTCGGGACCATGTCGCGTTACGAGGAGGCCTACCACGACCTCCTCGCCCGGGCGGACGACACGCCGGCTCAGGGCGTCGCGAACATCCACGACGCCGTCCGAGCCAAGGAGAAGGGCCTCGCGCGGCTCGCCGCGCCCGACGCGCGGCCGCGCCGGTCGGCGGTGGACAGGTTCGTGCCCGTGGACCTCTGCGGGGCGGCGGATCTCGACCCGGAGCAGGACGACATCGGCTCGCTCGCGGGCACCCGCTACCGCTTCGAGCTCGCGCGGACCGACGGGGCCGTCGGGGCGGTGATGACCGCGTGCGGCACCGTGGAGCAGGCGCAGGGCGCGACGCCGGTGAAGATCGCGAAGGCCGTGTGGCTCGAGCCGGACCGCCGGGTCCGCGTGACGCACGGGGTGTCGGCCGAAGGGCCCATCGAGGCGGCGTTCGTGTCGGAGTGGAATCTGGCGTTCCTCACGGGGCATCCGGACTACGTGTTCCTGGAAGAGGCCGACGGCGAGCGGAAGAGCCTCGCCGAGCCGATCGTGCTCGCGGCGAGAGGCCCCATCCGGATCGTCGATCGGCTGTCGTCGCACGCTCTCACGCTCACGGCAACGCCTGCTGCGCTCTTCCGGCTGTCGCCGCTCGAGACGGTCTCCCAGTCGGAGGGCGGCTTCGAGCGCGTGCACCAGGGCGTCACGGTCCTCGCGTGCTGGCCGATGTCGCTCAGGCCCGGCGCGGCGTCGGAGGTGGAGATCGCACTCGGCGTGTCGCCGGAGGGAGCCTGACGGCATGACGAACGCCTCGTCGGTCGGCGCGATCGCCCTGCTCGGGGGCGCCCTCGGTCTGGACACGACGGCGGCCCTCCAGGTGATGGTGTCCGAGCCGCTCGTGGCGGGGACGCTCGCGGGCGCCGCGCTGGGAGACGCCGGGACCGGCGCGGTCATCGGGGGAGCGCTCCAGCTGGTGTGGGCGGGCGCGCTCCCCGTCGGCGCGGCCCCGTTCCCGGACGCCGCGCCCGCCGCGGTGGGCGGCGCAGGCGGCGCTATCCTCCTGGCCCGGGCGGGCGTGCCGGCCGCCACGGCGACGGCCGCAGGGCTCTTCGTCGCGCTTGTGGCGGGGATGGTCGGGCAACGGGCGACCGGCTGGCTCAGGGACCGGAATGACGGTCTGGCCCGCCGTGCGGAGACACGCGCGGCGCACGGTGATGCGCGGGGCGTGACATCGGCTGTGGCGGTGGGGCTGGCCGCGCGGTTCGCGACATCGGGCGCGCTTGCGCTCGCCGCCGCCCTCGCGCTGGCGGCGGCGGCCGGGCCGCTTGGGTCGCTCCCGGCGCGCGCAGGGGTCTCGCCCCTCTTCTGGGCCGCTCCGCTGGCCGTGTCCGTCGCCGTCGCGGCGGCCCGCTGTCGGCTCGAGCGGTGGCTTCTCGCCGCGGGGCTCGCGGCGGGGGCCATGGCAGCGGTCCTCTCGTGAGGTGCCGAACGTGACGCCGGAGAGCACTCGCGGTGCGGAAGGCCTCAGAAGCGGACTCGCGGCCGCGGTCATCGCGCGCTCGTTCCTGCTGCAGTCGGTCTGGAACAGGCGAACGATGCAGAGCGTGGGCTTCTGCTATGCCATGCTCCCGGTGCTCGGGGAGAAGCGCGCGGATGGCGCCGCAGCGAAGGCGTTCCTCGAGAGGCACCTGGGGTTCTTCAACACGAACCCGGTTCTGGCCTCGTACGTGCTCGGCGCGGCGGCGGCCGCCGAGCTCGGGTGTTCGGGGCGTTCCGAACACGAAGCGGAGGCTACGAAGCGGGCCCTTTCGGGACCGCTGGGCATGGCCGGCGACGCCCTCTTCTGGGCGGCGTTGAGGCCGCTCGGGGGGTTCCTTGGCGTCGTGGCCCTGCTTGCGGGGAAGCCCTGGGCGGCCGCCGTCCCGCTCGTCCTGTACAACGCGCCGCACCTTCTGGTGCGCGTTCGCGGGGTGCTCGCGGGCGCGGCGCGCGGGCCGGCGGCGGCCAGGGAGGTCCTCGGGCCGGGCGTAAGGCGGACCGTCGCCGCGCTGCGGGCCGCGTGCGCGTTCGCCGCCGGGTTCGTGGCCGCGCTCGCCGTCGCACGCGCCGCCGCCGGGCCGCGGGGTGTCGTCGCGGCCGGGCTCGCGTGCGCGGCGGGGCTCGTCGCGCTCCGGCTGCGGGTCCCGCTCTCGGCGGTGGCGATCGCGGTCGTGGTCGTCGGGACGGCGCTGGCCGCCGCAGGCGTGTTGGGAGGATAGCGTGATCGAGCGTGATGTGGTTCTGGCCGGCAAGCACGGTCTCCATGCGCGGCCTGCCGCGGAGTTCGTGAAGCTCGCAGGCCGGTTCGACTCGGATGTCCAGCTCTCGAAGGGCGACATGACGGTGGACGGCAAGAGCATCATGGGTGTCATGATGCTGGCCGCCGAGTGCGGGAGCACCGTCACGCTGCGCGTCAAGGGGCCCGACGAGGCGGCTGCCGCCGAGGCGCTGTCGGCCTTCCTGTCGTCGGAGCGACCGGAGGAGTGAGCCGTTGATCGACCCTTCGCGCATCGGTCGTTGCAGGTTCCTCGAGGGCATCCCGGCGTCTCCCGGCATCGCCATCGGGCGGGTCTTCGTGCTCGACACCGAGCGCCCGCGCGTGGACGACGTCGCGGTGCCGCCCGAGCGGATCGAGGACGAGGTGCGGAAGTTCACGACCGCTCTCGAGGAGACGAGGGGCGAGATCGCGCACCTCCGGGACGGGCTGGCCGAGGACCTTGGAGAGACGCGCGCCCGGATCTTCGACGCGCATCTCATGATCCTGGACGACGCCATGGTCGTCGACGGGACGCTGCGGAGGATCCGTGAGCAGCGGGCCTCCGCTGCGGTCGCGCTCACGCAGACCATCGGCCAGGTCACGGGCGCGATGGAGAGGACGCGGGACGAGTACCTGCGTGACCGCGTCTACGACATCAAGGACATCGAGCGGCGCCTCCTCATGCGGCTCCTCGGACGGAGCGCCGCTTCGCTCTCGGAGCTTGAGGAGGACGTGCTGATCGTCGCGCACGACCTCGGCGTGACGCACACGGCCGCGATGCGGCGCGAGCGCGTGATCGGCTTTGCGACCGAGGCGGGAGGCAGGACGTCCCACGCGGCCATCATGGCGCGTTCGATGGAGATCCCCGCGGTCGTGGGGCTGCGGAACGCGACGCAGGCCGTGCGGCAGGGCGAGGTGGCGATCCTCGACGGCATGCAGGGCCTTCTCGTCTACGAGTACGACGACGCCGTGTTCGACCACTACCGCGAGCGCAAGCGCCAGCACGAGGAGTTCGAGCGGCAGCTGCTCTCCCTCAAGGACTACCCGGCGATCACCCGGGACGGACGGACGCTCGAGCTTCAGGCGAACATCGAGGTGCCTGAGGAGGTCCACTCGGCGATCGCGCACGGCGCCGCGGGCATCGGCCTCTTCAGATCGGAGTACCTCTTCCTGGAACCGGGGCACCTGCCGTCGGAGGAGGACCAGTTCGAGGCCTACGCGTCCGTGGCGGCGGCGGTGGCGCCGTCGCCGGTCGTCGTGAGGACGCTCGACGTGGGCGGCGACAAGCTCGCGCCGCCCGGAAGCGGCGAGCGCGAGGCGAACCCCTTCCTCGGCTGGCGCGGGATCCGCTACAGCTTGTCGCACACGGACCTGTTCATGACGCAGCTCCGGGCGATCCTCCGGGCGAGCGCCCGGGGGACCGTCCGCGTGATGTTCCCGATGGTGTCGTCGCTTCACGAGGTCCGCGACGCGAAGCAGGTGCTCGCGGCGGCGCGCGAGGAGCTCCAGGTGCGCGGCGAGGCGTTCGACCCGAACATGGCCGTCGGGATCATGGTGGAAACGCCGGCCGCAGCGACGATCGCGGACTCCCTGGCGAGCGAGGTCGACTTCATGAGCATCGGGTCGAACGACCTCATCCAGTACTCGCTCGCCGTGGACCGCGGCAACGACCGCGTCGCCTACCTGTACGACCAGTACCACCCCGCGGTGCTGCAGCTCATCGCGCAGACGATCCGCTCGGCCAAGAGACACCGGAAGTGGGTCGGTCTGTGCGGGGAGATGGCGGGGGACCCCCTGGCGCTCCTGGTGCTTCTCGGGCTGGGGTTGGACCAGCTTTCGACCAGCCCCGTGATGCTGCCGGAGATCAAGAGCCTCGTGCGGTCGACGAGCTACGCCTTCGCGAGGAAGGTGGCCTCGCGGGTGCTGCGGCTCCGAACGGGGGCCGACGTGCGCCGCTATCTCGAGGGCGTCGTGAAGAAGCAGTTCCCGGAACTGAGCGCCACGGAGATGATCCCATGATGAACCTCGATGACACGGGCGCCCTGCGTGCGGGCGACCCGAGCGGCATGCTCGGCCATCTCGAGGGGTTCCCCGAGCAGCTCGAGCGGGCTCTGGAGATCGGCCGGAGGGCGACGCTCACGCTGTCGGGACGCGGGGCGCGCGCGGTCGTTGTCGCCGGCATGGGCGGCTCGGCCATCGGCGGCGAGATCGCGGCCGCGCACCTGGCGGGCTCGATCTCGGTCCCGATGATCGTCGTGAGGAACTACGAGATGCCGGCCTTCGTCGGCGCCGACACGGTCGTCGTCGCCGCGAGCTACTCCGGGAACACCGAGGAGACGCTGGCCGCGTACCGTGACGCGCACGCGCGCGGGGCTCGCGTCCTCTGCGTGACCACGGGGGGCGAGCTCGCCGCCCGCGCGGCGGACGACGGCCACGACGTCATCGCGATCCCGGGGGGCCTGCCGCCGAGGGCGGCGCTCGGGTACGGCCTCGTTCCGTTGCTCGTTTCGCTCGCGCGTCTGGGGCTCTCGCCTGACCCCGGCGAGGACGTCGCCGACGCGGTGGCCGTCTGCCGCCGCTCGGTCGCCGCGCACGGGGCGGCGGCGCCGGCCGCGAGGAACCCCGCGAAGGAGATCGCGGGGTGGCTTTGCGGGGGCCTGCCGGTGATCTACGGCACCACGCCGCGGACGGCGGCCGCGGCGAGCCGGTGGTGCGGCCAGCTCGCGGAGAACTCGAAGGTCGTCGCGCACCGCGCCGAGATCCCCGAGATGAACCACAACGAGATCGTCGGCTGGAGCGGCGAGCGGCCGCTGTGCGGCTCGGCGCGCGTCGTGTTTCTGGGGGACCCCGGCGACCACCCGCGGAACGCGCTTCGGGCGGACTTCACGCGGCGCGAGGTCGAGGCCGCGGGCGCGGCCGCGCGCGTTGTCACCGCGGCGGGCGCGACGGCGCTGGGCAGGCTGATGTCGCTCGTCTCGCTGGGCGACTTCGTCAGCGTGTACCTGGCCGCGCTGGGGGGCGTGGACCCGACGCCCGTTGAGCCCATCGGCCGACTCAAGAGCGCTCTCGGCGAAGCCCCTGCGGAGCCCAGCTCCGGGAGGATCTCATGAAGGTCATCATCCCTGTCGCCGGCATGGGCACGAGGCTGCGGCCCCACACGCACACGATGCCCAAGGCCCTGGTCCGGGTCGCCGGCAAGCCCATTCTGGGGCACATCCTGGACGAGATCGTGCCGCTGGGCGTGCGCGAGGTCGTCCTGGTGACGGGCGCGATGGGGGAGCGCGTGCGGGACTACATGGCCGCGGCCTATCCGAATCTCACGCCGTGCTACGTGCATCAGGAGGAGACGCGGGGCATCGGGCACGCGATCTGGCTCACGCGGCACTGCGCGGACGACGGCCCGACGCTCATCGTTCTCGGCGACACGGTCGTGACGGCCGACTTCCACGGTCTGACCGGCGGGAGCGTCACGCGCATCGGCGTCAAGGAGGTCGCGAACCCGCAGCTCTTCGGCGTCGTCGAGGTGGACGGCGACCGCGTCGTGAGCCTCGTCGAGAAGCCGGACGTGCCGCCGAGCAACCTGGCCATCGTCGGCCTCTACCACATCGCCAACACCGCGCTCCTCTTCGAGTGCCTGAGCGACCTGGTGGAGAAGGACATCCGGACCAAGGGGGAGTATCAGCTGACCGACGCTCTCAAGATGATGCTCGAGCGAGGCGAGGAGATGAAGACGTTCCCCGTCGGCGGGTGGCACGACTGCGGACGCCCCGAGACGCTCCTTGAGACCAACAGGTTCCTGCTGGCCCGCTCGGCGGCGAACAGCGTGACCATCCCCGGGTCGATCGTCATACCGCCGGTCTCGATCGACCCGACGGCCGTCATCGAGCGGTCGGTCGTCGGTCCCTACGCGTCCATCGCGGCAGGCGCCGTCATCCGGGACTCCATCGTGCGCGACAGCATCCTCAACGCCGAGGCGAAGGTGGAGGGCAGCCTTCTCGACCGTTCGCTCATCGGCGAGCACGCCGTCGTGAGGGGTTACTTCCAGAGACTGAACGTGGGCGATTCGTCGGAGATCGAGATAGGCGGATGACGGACGCCGCGCGGAGATCCGCGCGGGCCGCGGCCGCCGGAACGGAGGGTACGTTGGAGCGACACCTCTTCACATCCGAGTCGGTGACGGAGGGACACCCGGACAAGGTCGCGGACCAGGTGTCCGACGCCGTGCTTGACGCGATCCTGGGGCAGGACCCGGTGGGCAGGGTGGCGTGCGAGGTGCTGGTGACGACCGGTCTCGCCTTCATCGCCGGCGAGATCTCGACGTCGGCGTACGCGGACATTCCGACCATCGTGCGCGACACGATCCGCGACATCGGCTACACGGATCCCAGGTGCGGCTTCGACTGGGAGACGTGCGCCGTGATCACGGCGATCGGCGAGCAGTCGCCCGACATCTGGAAGGGCGGGAGCGGCGAGCTGCAGCACGGGGTCAAGGAGGGCGGCGCCGGCGACCAGGGCATGATGATCGGCTACGCGACGGACGAGACGAAGGAGTACATGCCGCTGCCGATTCACCTCGCGCATCTCCTGGCGCGCCGTCTCGCGAAGGTGCGGAAGGACGGGGTTCTCGGCTACCTGAGGCCCGACGGCAAGACGCAGGTCACCGTGGAGTACGAGGACGGCAGGCCGGTGCGGGTCGACACGGTCGTCGTGTCGGCGCATCACAGCCCCGACGTCACGATGACGCAGATGGTCGACGACGTCCGCGCCCACGTGGTCGATCCCGTGTTGCCGAGGGAGCTCGTCGAGGGCGGCTTCATCCTCCACGTCAACCCGACAGGCCGCTTCGAGAAGGGCGGCCCGGCCGCCGACACGGGCCTTACCGGAAGGAAGATCATCGTGGACACGTACGGCGGCTACGCGAGCCACGGGGGCGGAGCGTTCTCCGGAAAGGACCCGACGAAGGTCGACAGGTCAGCGTGCTACGCGGCGCGCCACGTGGCGAAGAACATCGTTGCGGCGGGGCTTGCCCGGCGCTGCACGATCGAGCTGGCGTACGCCATCGGCGTGGCGGAGCCCGTCTCGATCATGATCGACGGCCACGGGACGGGAGCGGTGAGCGACGCGGACCTCGTCGCGCTCGTGAGGAAGCGCTTCGATCTGAGGCCGCTCGAGATCATCAGGCGGCTCGATCTCCGTCGACCCATCTACCGCCGGACGGCGGCCTACGGCCACTTCGGGCGCGAGGAGCCGGACTTCACGTGGGAGCGACTCGACATGGTCGACGAGCTCAGGAGGGGATAGGAGAGACCATGCCACACGACATAGCCGACGCAGGCCTGGCGCGGGCGGGCAGGGACCGCACGGAGTGGGCGGCGCAGAGCATGCCCGTCCTGAGGAGCATCGCCGAGCGCTTCGCGCGCGAGCGGCCGCTCGAGGGGCGGGTCATCGGCGCGTGCCTCCACGTGACGACCGAGACGGCGAACCTCGTCACGACCCTCGTCGCCGGCGGGGCTCGCGTCTCGCTCTGCGCGTCGAACCCGCTCTCGACGCAGGACGACGTCGCCGCGCATCTCGCCGAGGACCAGCGTGTCGCGGTCTACGCCGTGCGCGGCGAGGACCACGACCGCTACTACGCGCACATCCGGTCGGTCCTGGCGGCCGGCCCGAGCATCACGCTCGACGACGGCGCCGATCTCGTCTCGACCGTGCACGAGGAGAGGGCGGACGTCGGGGGCGACCTCCTGGGAAGCCTCGAGGAGACGACGACAGGCGTGATCCGCCTCAGGGCGATGGCGAAGGACGGGGCGCTCAGGGTCCCGGTGATCGCCGTCAACGACGCGAAGACGAAGCACA comes from the Candidatus Effluviviaceae Genus I sp. genome and includes:
- the ptsP gene encoding phosphoenolpyruvate--protein phosphotransferase; this translates as MIDPSRIGRCRFLEGIPASPGIAIGRVFVLDTERPRVDDVAVPPERIEDEVRKFTTALEETRGEIAHLRDGLAEDLGETRARIFDAHLMILDDAMVVDGTLRRIREQRASAAVALTQTIGQVTGAMERTRDEYLRDRVYDIKDIERRLLMRLLGRSAASLSELEEDVLIVAHDLGVTHTAAMRRERVIGFATEAGGRTSHAAIMARSMEIPAVVGLRNATQAVRQGEVAILDGMQGLLVYEYDDAVFDHYRERKRQHEEFERQLLSLKDYPAITRDGRTLELQANIEVPEEVHSAIAHGAAGIGLFRSEYLFLEPGHLPSEEDQFEAYASVAAAVAPSPVVVRTLDVGGDKLAPPGSGEREANPFLGWRGIRYSLSHTDLFMTQLRAILRASARGTVRVMFPMVSSLHEVRDAKQVLAAAREELQVRGEAFDPNMAVGIMVETPAAATIADSLASEVDFMSIGSNDLIQYSLAVDRGNDRVAYLYDQYHPAVLQLIAQTIRSAKRHRKWVGLCGEMAGDPLALLVLLGLGLDQLSTSPVMLPEIKSLVRSTSYAFARKVASRVLRLRTGADVRRYLEGVVKKQFPELSATEMIP
- the hprK gene encoding HPr(Ser) kinase/phosphatase; the protein is MEGPNTAEIIRHLRSALDLSLVTEGVEWGAEITHRGTFSPGLLLAGFERRFAADRIQVLGDLELEYVESLDPDQRAAAFRRLCVSTVPLIVVADGRPVPPELVSAARERGVPVYSSGAHAARVAVDIGSYIAEVLAPSVAIHGTLVDVYGVGLLFTGKSGIGKSECALDLVANGHRLVADDLVKIVRTPQGYLVGSCSELLRHHMEIRGVGIIDLRAMFGVRATRQRKRVEVEVKLTTWSDVEDYDRLGFDQDATEILGVKIPQVVLPLVPGKNITVISEVIALDHLLRLGGVHTAREFGARLRDLADRQAMPDEADRSDDE
- a CDS encoding DUF1926 domain-containing protein, yielding MHSVTLILCIHNHQPVGNLPDVFERAYRDAYLPFLETLERHPAVKLALHNTGPLLEWYEERAPEYLDRVRALVARGQVEVLTGGFYEPILSAIPERDALGQVAMMSDYAERTFGARPRGMWLAERVWEPGLARVIAGAGVEYVPLDDYEFRLAGLSDDELTGSFVTEDEGAPLTLLPISKRLRYAIPFGPPDETLAVLRSLGERGGGLMALFGDDGEKFGVWPGTREHVYGDGWLEAFFTALERNASWLTTATLAEFVDREPPRGRVYLPAASYPEMMEWALPTPARRSYERLLRKVGEQGALDEWGPFLSGGTWKGFIAKYDESNRMVRKMMRVSGKVSAAARALERSRGGAGATPDPSERRPAVGAEEIDAARRELWRGQCNCAYWHGIFGGLYLPHLRAAVYRHLIRAENVVDRARGTRWDAAEATDHDLDGDEEVLLESHWANVYVAPAKGGAIFEIDARGSEANVLGTMSRYEEAYHDLLARADDTPAQGVANIHDAVRAKEKGLARLAAPDARPRRSAVDRFVPVDLCGAADLDPEQDDIGSLAGTRYRFELARTDGAVGAVMTACGTVEQAQGATPVKIAKAVWLEPDRRVRVTHGVSAEGPIEAAFVSEWNLAFLTGHPDYVFLEEADGERKSLAEPIVLAARGPIRIVDRLSSHALTLTATPAALFRLSPLETVSQSEGGFERVHQGVTVLACWPMSLRPGAASEVEIALGVSPEGA
- the raiA gene encoding ribosome-associated translation inhibitor RaiA, with translation MRIRVTSRHVEVDDALRAYVEEKTRGLSRYFDRVDEANVVLSAEGHRKVAALTVHASRATISSEQDGDDVRSAFDNALEKVQRQVRRHKARVRDHKHGVPTSDVAEELAGAPPSGVGIVPETLAAEPMTPEAAVAELSAASVGFLVFLNSETGKVNVLYRRDDGHYGLVEPGGSEGA
- a CDS encoding PTS mannose/fructose/sorbose transporter family subunit IID; this translates as MTPESTRGAEGLRSGLAAAVIARSFLLQSVWNRRTMQSVGFCYAMLPVLGEKRADGAAAKAFLERHLGFFNTNPVLASYVLGAAAAAELGCSGRSEHEAEATKRALSGPLGMAGDALFWAALRPLGGFLGVVALLAGKPWAAAVPLVLYNAPHLLVRVRGVLAGAARGPAAAREVLGPGVRRTVAALRAACAFAAGFVAALAVARAAAGPRGVVAAGLACAAGLVALRLRVPLSAVAIAVVVVGTALAAAGVLGG
- a CDS encoding bifunctional phosphoglucose/phosphomannose isomerase, encoding MMNLDDTGALRAGDPSGMLGHLEGFPEQLERALEIGRRATLTLSGRGARAVVVAGMGGSAIGGEIAAAHLAGSISVPMIVVRNYEMPAFVGADTVVVAASYSGNTEETLAAYRDAHARGARVLCVTTGGELAARAADDGHDVIAIPGGLPPRAALGYGLVPLLVSLARLGLSPDPGEDVADAVAVCRRSVAAHGAAAPAARNPAKEIAGWLCGGLPVIYGTTPRTAAAASRWCGQLAENSKVVAHRAEIPEMNHNEIVGWSGERPLCGSARVVFLGDPGDHPRNALRADFTRREVEAAGAAARVVTAAGATALGRLMSLVSLGDFVSVYLAALGGVDPTPVEPIGRLKSALGEAPAEPSSGRIS
- a CDS encoding PTS sugar transporter subunit IIC is translated as MTNASSVGAIALLGGALGLDTTAALQVMVSEPLVAGTLAGAALGDAGTGAVIGGALQLVWAGALPVGAAPFPDAAPAAVGGAGGAILLARAGVPAATATAAGLFVALVAGMVGQRATGWLRDRNDGLARRAETRAAHGDARGVTSAVAVGLAARFATSGALALAAALALAAAAGPLGSLPARAGVSPLFWAAPLAVSVAVAAARCRLERWLLAAGLAAGAMAAVLS
- a CDS encoding HPr family phosphocarrier protein — encoded protein: MIERDVVLAGKHGLHARPAAEFVKLAGRFDSDVQLSKGDMTVDGKSIMGVMMLAAECGSTVTLRVKGPDEAAAAEALSAFLSSERPEE
- a CDS encoding PTS sugar transporter subunit IIB; the encoded protein is MPPTLELVRIDDRLIHGQVTVAWGTWLEPDRIVLANDEVAGTPWRRDLYAGFDTLGAAVSVVAVDALAAAMADGRWDGERMILIVESPTDLLRLIEQGVPVPAANVGGMHFAPGKRELLPYVYVDDGDIRAMRAIVGRGTSLFAQDVPQSGQVDLALLIAEPDPGPREDQRTGA